A single genomic interval of Halichondria panicea chromosome 2, odHalPani1.1, whole genome shotgun sequence harbors:
- the LOC135331615 gene encoding transmembrane protein 65-like, whose translation MAVISIHSSRLVLSQALRNAGISGELTCKQKHQVSQNAKTLLNNIPNDDRKDCDNQRNGPLLNITHQYTYHTRQFYPMTSPGPIVLQVQQRGRRSLHTGTCSLAAVSKPLLSSRRGKLSNLEDAKQYVASLTVVQKSTLEKALEETRVDVDITEDAIHYHGVAVPNRNQLKLLCYQSALPFIGFGFLDNVIMITVGEYLDWTLGLTLGISTMAAAGLGNMISDLAGLGLADQVEAACLRLGIPNPKLSSTQLKHKSSRWSILLGRCVGIAIGCTIGMAPLYWIDNPHKNKDHEHSDE comes from the exons ATGGCAGTTATATCCATTCATTCCTCAAGGCTCGTTTTATCTCAAGCTCTCAGAAATGCTGGAATCAGTGGAGAATTGACATGCAAACAAAAGCATCAAGTCTCACAAAATGCAAAAACTCTTCTGAACAATATACCGAATGATGACCGAAAAGATTGCGATAATCAGAGAAATGGTCCGTTGTTGAATATAACTCACCAGTACACATACCACACTCGACAGTTTTATCCCATGACATCACCCGGACCCATAGTCCTACAAGTGCAGCAGAGGGGAAGAAGATCTCTGCACACTGGTACCTGTAGCCTGGCTGCTGTGAGTAAACCGTTGCTCTCGTCGCGAAGGGGAAAGCTATCTAATCTAGAAGACGCTAAGCAGTATGTGGCCTCTTTGACTGTGGTGCAGAAAAGCACACTAGAGAAAGCTCTTGAGGAAACGAGGGTCGATGTTGATATAACGGAAGATGCCATTCATT ATCACGGAGTAGCAGTACCCAATAGAAACCAGCTCAAATTAT TGTGCTATCAGAGTGCTCTGCCGTTCATTGGATTTGGTTTCCTAGACAACGTCATCATGATCACAGTG GGTGAGTACCTAGACTGGACCCTGGGGCTGACACTAGGTATCTCCACAATGGCAGCTGCTGGCCTTGGAAACATGATCTCTGATCTGGCAGGGCTCGGCTTGGCAGACCAG GTGGAAGCCGCTTGCTTACGACTGGGTATTCCAAATCCTAAACTCTCATCTACTCAACTCAAGCACAAGTCATCGAGATGGTCCATTTTACTG GGGCGCTGTGTTGGCATTGCCATTGGCTGCACCATAGGCATGGCTCCCCTGTACTGGATTGATAACCCGCACAAAAACAAAGATCACGAACACAGTGACGAATAA
- the LOC135331616 gene encoding uncharacterized protein LOC135331616 gives MPKKGSKGKQASSPEEQASSGASLPQVWLPNEPMPDEMDSPVPNLPTPSQDEQQRMAEFWAAEESREPRTWENDQELDYSEIAKNRGAAEQDFNSSKNSVAVGNPDLFSYAQSSLFIVKYLGHMRDSPQDTSSDNQIKTLAAIDTAQKQGILPWVTSEENQRALSLSKYGIKVTDIKKQRVYQRHPLHWISNITYYEDTYGKHMVVLRQSNPERATGDPQDLFIYECVEESQAKDICLTLAQAFEAVFNKMKLVQNLHSSTERQ, from the exons ATGCCTAAGAAAGGTAGCAAAGGCAAGCAGGCATCGTCTCCCGAGGAGCAGGCTTCCTCAGGTGCATCACTGCCTCAGGTCTGGCTACCTAATGAG CCTATGCCTGATGAGATGGACAGTCCAGTTCCCAACCTTCCCACTCCCTCACAAGATGAGCAGCAGCGCATGGCTGAGTTCTGGGCAGCTGAGGAGTCAAGAGAGCCAAGGACTTGGGAAAACGATCAAGAATTAGACTACTCGGAGATCGCAAAGAATAGAGGGGCAGCTGAACAGGATTTCAATAGCAGCAAAAACTCAG TTGCTGTAGGTAATCCGGACCTGTTCAGCTACGCACAGAGCTCCCTGTTCATTGTGAAGTATCTGGGGCACATGCGAGATTCTCCACAAGACACCTCCTCTGACAACCAGATCAAAACATTAGCAGCAATCGATACAGCTCAG aaACAAGGCATACTTCCGTGGGTAACGAGTGAGGAGAACCAGAGagccctctctctctccaagTACGGCATAAAGGTGACAGACATCAAGAAGCAGAGAGTTTATCAGCGACATCCTCTTCACTGGATTTCCAACATCACTTATTACGAGGACACGTACGGGAAGCACATGGTCGTACTAAGACAGAGCAATCCAGAGAGAGCGACTGGAGACCCTCAGGATCTGTTCATCTACGAGTGTGTTGAAGAG AGTCAAGCCAAGGACATTTGTCTGACTTTGGCTCAAGCATTTGAAGCAGTTTTCAACAAAATGAAACTAGTGCAAAACTTGCATAGCAGCACAGAACGTCAATAG